In Serratia sp. FDAARGOS_506, a genomic segment contains:
- a CDS encoding helix-turn-helix domain-containing protein, producing MDYRKDILLQVLEYMEKNIIEGLSVEKVSIISGYSKWHLQRLFKHYFGVTLGTYIRNRKLSRSAVLLKQHQGNILDVALASGFASQQCYTRAFKRFFGETPNHFRNSRGWDFSTQIPPYGSDKKPYFYHTVMPDDIEMLKQYKALIFHSVRKYRNPSDIAQTNDRWLSNNRGAYSTEKNRGGKRHSSSKEQEVFHSIFNFYIPMGKYIVIPFMGELPEYIDFFESIYDAHLPAINVKMRESFFIELYRKEHLNGKVINVDILIPVA from the coding sequence ATGGATTATAGAAAAGATATTCTTTTACAAGTGTTAGAGTATATGGAGAAAAATATTATAGAGGGGCTTTCTGTCGAGAAGGTTTCAATTATCTCTGGCTATTCTAAATGGCATTTGCAACGTTTGTTTAAACATTATTTCGGCGTGACGCTCGGGACTTATATCAGGAATAGAAAATTGAGCCGTTCCGCTGTCTTGTTGAAGCAACATCAAGGAAATATATTAGATGTTGCCCTAGCATCCGGATTTGCTTCTCAACAGTGCTACACGCGGGCATTCAAGCGTTTTTTTGGCGAAACGCCCAACCATTTTAGAAACAGCCGTGGATGGGATTTTTCCACCCAGATTCCACCGTATGGCAGCGACAAGAAACCCTATTTTTATCATACGGTCATGCCGGATGACATCGAGATGTTAAAACAGTACAAGGCATTGATTTTCCACTCTGTTAGGAAGTACAGAAATCCCAGCGATATTGCGCAGACTAATGATAGATGGCTAAGCAATAATAGGGGGGCTTATAGTACGGAAAAAAACCGAGGGGGAAAGAGGCATTCCAGTAGCAAGGAACAAGAGGTATTCCATTCCATTTTTAACTTCTATATACCTATGGGTAAATATATTGTTATTCCCTTTATGGGGGAGCTGCCTGAGTATATTGATTTTTTTGAGAGCATCTATGATGCCCATCTGCCGGCCATTAATGTCAAGATGAGAGAAAGCTTTTTCATCGAATTATACAGGAAGGAACATTTAAACGGTAAAGTTATCAATGTCGACATACTTATTCCTGTGGCGTAG
- a CDS encoding helix-turn-helix transcriptional regulator, whose protein sequence is MNPSVLASETQRGHLQQIISGLSDGVILTDTDQTLLWANEAALAMHGVSHQKALGANADEYAARFALRYRNNHPLALEQYPLNRVADGETFTDVVVEVRQVDDPDSFWVHRLRSLIITDAQGQPELLALILSDATEWASAEQRFEKTFNANPAPAVICRLSDLRYVKVNQGFLDMTGYQREQVMGRSVYELDVLEQAEHKELAVQRLGEGATIPQMEAELKLPGGGSKLVVVAGQPLDINEDDCMLFTFTDLEPRRQAESALRESEERFAKAFRLSPVPTLLCTAHERRVLDVNEAFTRTTEYDAESLIGKTVDEIQFIDDPEANRRLFAALEKSGNVEGLDVRVRKKGSELIDCVASADAVSIHNAPCYLLVLMDITERKRSELELVSAIEEVMQDASWFSQTLIEKLANVKSINRPDQTGFNASDLTPRERDVLELICEGLPDKKIAARLNLALNTIRNHVATVYSKLGVHSRSEAIVWARERGLFTGGPASRNGK, encoded by the coding sequence ATGAACCCATCCGTCCTGGCCAGCGAAACCCAGCGCGGCCACCTGCAGCAAATCATCTCCGGCTTGTCCGACGGCGTGATCCTGACGGATACCGATCAAACGCTTCTCTGGGCCAACGAGGCCGCGTTGGCCATGCATGGCGTGAGTCACCAGAAAGCCCTGGGGGCCAATGCCGACGAGTACGCGGCGCGTTTTGCCCTGCGCTATCGCAATAACCACCCGTTGGCGCTGGAACAGTACCCGCTGAACCGGGTTGCCGATGGCGAGACCTTCACCGATGTAGTGGTGGAAGTTCGGCAGGTCGACGATCCGGACAGCTTCTGGGTGCACCGCCTGCGGAGCCTGATTATCACCGATGCGCAGGGGCAGCCGGAGCTGCTGGCACTGATCCTGAGCGACGCGACGGAGTGGGCCAGCGCCGAACAGCGCTTTGAAAAAACCTTCAACGCCAATCCGGCGCCGGCGGTCATATGTCGGCTAAGCGACCTGCGTTACGTCAAGGTCAATCAGGGGTTCCTCGATATGACCGGTTACCAGCGTGAACAGGTCATGGGGCGCTCGGTCTACGAACTCGACGTTTTGGAACAGGCTGAGCACAAAGAGTTGGCGGTTCAGCGCCTGGGGGAAGGCGCCACCATTCCGCAGATGGAAGCCGAGCTAAAACTGCCCGGTGGCGGAAGCAAGCTGGTGGTGGTTGCCGGCCAACCGCTCGATATCAATGAAGACGACTGCATGCTGTTCACTTTTACCGATCTCGAACCCCGGCGCCAGGCGGAATCGGCGCTGCGGGAAAGTGAAGAGCGGTTCGCCAAGGCATTTCGCCTGAGCCCGGTGCCGACGTTGTTGTGTACGGCGCACGAGCGGCGCGTGCTGGACGTCAACGAAGCCTTTACCCGCACCACCGAGTACGATGCCGAATCCTTGATCGGCAAGACGGTCGATGAGATCCAGTTTATTGACGATCCCGAGGCGAACCGCCGTTTGTTTGCCGCACTGGAAAAAAGCGGCAACGTCGAAGGGCTGGACGTCCGGGTGCGCAAGAAAGGAAGCGAGTTGATCGACTGCGTGGCCTCGGCGGATGCCGTCAGCATTCACAATGCGCCCTGCTATCTGCTGGTGCTCATGGACATTACCGAACGCAAACGCTCGGAGCTGGAGCTGGTGAGCGCCATCGAAGAAGTGATGCAGGACGCCTCCTGGTTCAGCCAAACCTTGATCGAAAAACTGGCCAACGTAAAAAGCATCAACCGGCCCGATCAGACCGGATTTAATGCCAGCGACCTCACGCCGCGTGAACGCGATGTGCTGGAATTGATTTGCGAGGGGCTGCCGGACAAGAAAATCGCGGCGCGTCTCAATCTGGCGCTCAACACCATTCGCAATCATGTCGCGACGGTCTATTCCAAACTTGGCGTGCATAGCCGCAGCGAAGCCATCGTCTGGGCCAGAGAGCGCGGGCTGTTTACCGGCGGGCCAGCCTCCAGGAACGGCAAGTAA
- a CDS encoding CsbD family protein — protein sequence MNSEKANGMMEKVAGKAQEIAGDVTGNERLQAEGATRYAAGALQEKYGDALSCAGSMMKKNPLAALALIAGAGLLTGLLLRRR from the coding sequence ATGAACAGCGAAAAAGCTAATGGCATGATGGAAAAAGTGGCGGGCAAAGCGCAGGAAATAGCGGGCGACGTCACAGGAAACGAACGTTTGCAGGCCGAAGGCGCCACGCGCTATGCAGCAGGCGCGCTGCAAGAGAAATACGGCGACGCCCTGAGCTGCGCCGGCAGCATGATGAAGAAAAACCCCCTCGCCGCATTAGCCCTCATTGCCGGCGCAGGCCTGTTGACCGGCCTGCTGCTGCGCCGCCGTTGA
- the dsdC gene encoding DNA-binding transcriptional regulator DsdC translates to MFPSRKHSQRATPLTSYQFSRLHTFECVARHLSFSLAAQELSITPSAVSHRINLLEKELGFLLFQRFHRRITLTPEGERMQWALNSSFNTLNQEILDIKNRELTGTLTLYSHPSLVQCLLLPRIGEFIDQHPTIHLNILTGQEIINLANRGVDLAMYFGKLPSGRHLDEAFMQESMVPICTPQYAAAHSLYDAPENLAHCTLLHDRYNSGEDEWQTWSQHFALGLDTDSKSMEFDRSDLAVLAATRHLGVAMGRLNLVQDWIKSGELIIPFTDMTVPCEHCYFTSTISERQWPKILAFKQWIMKITPLV, encoded by the coding sequence ATGTTCCCCAGTAGAAAACATTCACAACGGGCCACCCCGCTGACCAGTTATCAATTTTCCCGGCTGCATACTTTCGAATGCGTCGCACGCCATTTATCTTTTTCGCTGGCGGCGCAAGAATTGTCGATCACCCCCAGCGCCGTAAGCCACCGCATTAATTTGCTCGAGAAAGAGTTAGGTTTTCTGCTATTCCAGCGTTTTCATCGCAGAATTACCCTGACGCCGGAGGGCGAGCGCATGCAATGGGCGCTCAACAGCTCCTTCAACACGCTGAATCAGGAAATTCTGGACATCAAAAATCGCGAGCTGACGGGGACGTTGACCCTCTATTCGCATCCCTCCCTGGTGCAATGCCTGCTGCTGCCGCGCATCGGCGAATTTATCGACCAGCACCCCACCATTCACCTCAACATTTTGACCGGACAGGAGATCATCAACCTGGCCAACCGCGGCGTTGACTTGGCGATGTACTTCGGCAAACTGCCTTCCGGACGGCATCTGGACGAGGCCTTTATGCAGGAATCGATGGTACCGATCTGCACGCCGCAGTACGCCGCCGCGCATAGCCTGTACGATGCGCCGGAAAACCTGGCCCATTGCACGCTGCTGCACGATCGCTACAACTCCGGCGAAGACGAATGGCAAACCTGGTCGCAACACTTTGCGCTGGGGCTGGATACCGACAGTAAAAGCATGGAGTTCGACCGCTCCGATCTCGCGGTGTTGGCCGCCACGCGGCACCTTGGCGTCGCCATGGGGCGGCTCAATCTGGTGCAGGACTGGATCAAAAGCGGCGAACTGATCATTCCTTTCACCGATATGACCGTGCCCTGCGAGCACTGCTATTTTACCTCGACCATCTCCGAGCGGCAGTGGCCAAAAATCCTCGCGTTTAAGCAGTGGATCATGAAAATCACCCCTCTGGTCTGA
- a CDS encoding DMT family transporter: protein MNARIGIDGRAAAAMVMLCAIWGMQQVAIKAAEPDVSAGLQIAIRSGLAALAVYLLARRRGERFIWDRATLCAGLSVGALFALEFFFVSAGLCYTSASHMAVFLYTAPLFSALGLHFLLPQERLSLVQWLGMLIAFGGVVLAILGMAVESGGADRLKGDIYGLLAGIAWGASTLMIRTTRLADCPAKQTLLCQLMGACVLLSLPALATGSLHFTLSPVAWYSLLFQTVVVSFFSYLIWFSLLRRYQASSLGILTFMTPVFGILAGGVILGEPLQIAFVLGALLIVLGLIVVSCSYLIYCERRVAPKI from the coding sequence ATGAATGCGAGAATCGGAATCGACGGCAGGGCTGCCGCCGCGATGGTGATGCTATGCGCCATCTGGGGGATGCAGCAGGTGGCGATCAAGGCTGCGGAGCCGGACGTGTCGGCGGGGCTGCAGATTGCTATTCGCTCGGGTCTTGCCGCGCTGGCGGTTTACCTGCTGGCGCGCCGCCGCGGCGAGCGCTTCATCTGGGATCGCGCTACGCTGTGCGCCGGTTTGAGCGTGGGGGCATTGTTCGCGCTGGAGTTCTTTTTTGTCTCCGCAGGGCTGTGCTACACCAGCGCCTCGCATATGGCGGTGTTTTTGTACACCGCACCGCTGTTTTCCGCCCTTGGCCTGCATTTTCTCCTTCCTCAGGAGCGTCTGTCGCTGGTGCAGTGGCTGGGCATGCTCATCGCTTTTGGCGGCGTGGTGCTGGCCATATTGGGCATGGCCGTGGAAAGCGGCGGGGCCGATCGGCTGAAAGGCGATATTTACGGCCTGCTGGCGGGGATCGCCTGGGGAGCTTCTACCCTGATGATCCGCACCACGCGCCTGGCGGATTGCCCGGCCAAACAGACGCTGCTGTGCCAGTTGATGGGCGCCTGTGTGCTGTTGTCGTTGCCGGCGCTGGCGACGGGAAGCCTGCATTTCACCTTAAGTCCGGTGGCCTGGTACAGCCTGCTGTTTCAGACGGTGGTGGTATCGTTTTTCAGCTACCTGATCTGGTTTTCGCTGCTGCGCCGTTATCAGGCTTCCTCGCTGGGCATCCTCACCTTTATGACGCCGGTATTCGGCATCCTGGCAGGAGGCGTTATTCTCGGCGAACCGCTGCAAATTGCGTTTGTATTGGGTGCTCTGCTGATCGTGCTGGGGTTAATCGTGGTGAGTTGCTCATACCTTATTTATTGTGAACGAAGGGTGGCACCAAAAATATAA